The following nucleotide sequence is from Bactrocera oleae isolate idBacOlea1 chromosome 2, idBacOlea1, whole genome shotgun sequence.
ATAACGGAACTATTATATAATTGTGATTGAAAGTAATCATATGAGTACTGCGTATGTGGTAAGGGCTTCTAAGCAAATTTGTTGCACAAAAATAGTTCATAGCTAAATTCGAAAATACTTCCATCtcttttatatttcttaaaattttttacagtttCCCTCAGTTGACACATTACTAAACAGTTATGCtgaatgaaatattataaaacatttttattcttgttttttttcaatttattttatattttttctataattaaattttataatttttgattttcaaagACTTCAAATATGAAAGAATTAGGCCGAATGTAGCGCATTGTGGCATGAGATAATTATTAACCCACAATAAGTAGGTATAAATaggtataaattattaaaaaaaatatttcatttaaatatcagTAACAATCTGAGCAAGTTTCAGTGAAAATCGGTTTTCGAAAGCAAAATAGTTTACacagaaacttaaaaaaatgatCAATCATCGACAGCTCAGTCTAGCTCTCTCACTGCTCTTGCTTCGGGTTCTTGCTGGAACTAAGGCAAATCCGCAAACAGATGCAACGAATAACAAATTGGATAAGCAGCAGTCCATGGAGACGACCACACCGTCCGTGCGCGCTGCAAACGCGTCAGGCTTCGACTTTGAGGAAGTAGTGCGCACTTGTAACGCCAGTTTCACAGTACCGTTAGGTAAGTTTAGGCGCAAACATATCGTACATTCGGTACAAATAATATATGATATCTTTGGAAATATTTCCAGAGTATATTCAGCAATTCAATGAAACCGCAGAATTGCCGAACATAACCGACAAAACAGGCATGGTAAGTGTGATTGAAGAACTATCAATAAACTTTCACTAACCGTTGCCTGTAGTGCTTCTTGAAATGCTACATGGAGAACACGGGCCTTTTGCGAAAT
It contains:
- the LOC106622896 gene encoding general odorant-binding protein 84a is translated as MINHRQLSLALSLLLLRVLAGTKANPQTDATNNKLDKQQSMETTTPSVRAANASGFDFEEVVRTCNASFTVPLEYIQQFNETAELPNITDKTGMCFLKCYMENTGLLRNWQLNPTLIRQTMWPATGDSIPVCQNEGSRETCPCKRTYAIAKCLMLRALVDARNKPIV